TGGAATCACATCCTCCGAAAATGTGAAAAAAACCGCGTTACAACGATGTCGAACGGTGTGACGAAACCGCACGACGGCATCTTGAGTGCGCGTATGCCGCACATGGCAGACATACAACCAGTGGTTTGGCCCGGATGAATGTTTTTTGGAAACACTCCCCGCGGCCACAGAGTTGCGGGAGGTTTATTGCATCGAACATCAGGATGCAAAGTTTTTGGGGCTTTCAAGCCAGGGAAGCCCCACGGGCGAACCCTCTGATGCCTGCCGGGGGTGCAGGATTGTGTTGTGAGGGACTACCATGGCGGCGCATGTCGGCTCTGGCTGCTGCCGTACGGACACGCCGCGCTGGATTGGCCATGGGGGGCTTTCCATGGGCGGCTACGGCCCATGGGCGGCTACGGCGCGGCGTCCCGGCGGAGGAAAGCCTCGGCGCGTGCCACAATTCCGGGGCCGGCTGTTTCCGGTGTCCCGGCCGTGAAGGGTGGCTGGGGCGCATATTCAATGAAAAGCTGCATGAGTTCGGCTGTTTCCTGCCCGCAGTCGAGCGCGGCGAGTGTCAGAGCGGCGTCAATTCCGGCTGAAACACCGGCCGCCGTAAGGATGTTGCCCCGGCGGACGACACGCGCCTGGCTGGGCGTGATGCCAAACTGCCGCAACATCCCGCGGGCCGACCAGTGGGTGGCCGCTTCGCCGCCGGTGAGAATCCCGGCGGCAGCCAGAATCAACGAGCCGGTACACACGCTCAGCGTCCAGCGTGTGGTGGGATACAGGCAGCGCAACCACGCCAGGGTGTCCGGGTTGCGCATTTGTGCCGGTGCATTTCCGCCCGGAACCACGAGGATGTCCGCCCGTGTGACTTCGTCACAGCTTAGGTCCGCCTGGAGACGCAGAAAGGTTGAGTCAACGGTGACGGGTCCCCGTTGCCGGGCGACAAACTGCACGACCGCACCCGGCAGCCCACGCAAAATCTCGTAGGGGCCAATGGCATCGAGAGCCGTCATGCCGGGATAGAGATACACGACAATGGTACGGGTGGATTCCATGGAGTGAAGGGCGGTGTGCCAACCGGAGGTTTGACAGAGAATAAAGGCAGACCATAGCATCGGACGGCTTTCCCGAACATCATCACACGCCCTTCCGTTGGAACATGTCCCTTTTTGTCCGTCTGTTCCGTACGAAATCCGTGGCGCGCATCCAGGCGGATGCGGCGTCCGGCCTGAGTGATCACGAAACCGGCAGCACCCTGGCCAAGGAACTCACCACCTTTGATTTGACGGCCCTGGGCATTGCCGCCGTCATTGGCGCCGGGATTTTTTCAACCGTCGGTAATGCGGCCTACAGCGGCGGCCCGGCCGTATCGCTGCTGTTCATCTTCACGGCCGTTGCCTGTGGTTTTGCGGCCCTGTGCTATGCCGAGTTTGCCTCGATGATCCCGGTGGCCGGGTCGGCCTACACCTATGCCTACGCCAGTTTTGGGGAACTCGTCGCCTGGATCATCGGCTGGGACCTCATTCTGGAATACGCCATCGGCAACATTGCCGTAGCCATTTCGTGGAGTGAGTATTTTTCCAATCTGCTGTCCGGGTGGGGCTATCCCATCCCGCCCTACTTCCGCATGGATTTTCTCACGGCCAGACGTGGCTTTGCGGCCGTCAACGAACTGCTCGGACAGGGACAAAACCTCGAAGCCATCCGCGCGTTGGAGGGGATGGCGTCCCAGGTCACGGCCTATGAAGCCTGGCTCAATGCGCCGCGCCTGGGGGGGCTGCCCCTTGTCTGCAATCTCCCGGCCCTCGCCATCGTGACGCTGATTACGGCGCTGGTGTACGTCGGCATCCGCGAGTCCAAGCGGGTGTCCAATGCAATGGTGGTCTTCAAGGTGGCCGTCGTGGTGTTTGTGATCGTCGTGGGGGCCTTTTACATCCAGCCGGAAAACTGGAAGCCCTTTGCGCCCAACGGGGTGGCCGGGGTGCTCAAGGGTGTGGCGGCCGTGTTTTTCGCCTACATCGGCTTTGACGCCATTTCGACGACAGCCGAAGAATGCCGCAATGCCCAGCGTGACCTGCCACGGGGGATCATCTACTCGCTGCTTATCTGTACGCTGCTCTACGTCCTGGTTTCCCTTGTGCTGACCGGCATGGTGCCCTACACCAAGCTCCAGGTGGCCGACCCGATGGCGTTTGTCTTCGGCAGGGAAGGGGCGAATCTGCTCATCGTCGAGCGTATCGTTGCCGTCAGCGCCGTGGTGGCCACAACCACCGTGCTGCTTGTCTTTCAGATTGGCCAGCCGCGTATCTGGATGGCGATGGCGCGGGACGGTCTGCTGCCCAAGGTGTTTGCCCGGGTTCACCCACGGTTCAAAACGCCGGGATTTGCCACCATCGTGACCGGCTTTCTGGTGGCGATTCCCTCGTTGTTTATGAACCTGACCGAAGTGACCGACCTCACCAGCATCGGGACGCTCTTTGCCTTCGTGCTCGTGTGCGGCGGGGTGCTCATCCTGGAGCAGACCGCGCCTTCCGCAGAACGGAAGTTTCGTGTGCCCTACATCAACGCCAAGTACATTGTGCCGGCCGGAGTCGTGATAGCCGGGCTGGTCTTTGCCATGTATCCGCCGGCAAGGGCCGTGGCGCGCGATTTTCTGACCGTCACACCGGCCGCCGGGGAAAGCTGGCTGGGAGCCGTTTCGCACAAGCTGCCGTTCCTGGTCTTTGCCGTGGGAACGGTGGCGCTGGCGGGGCTGTGCTTTCTCAAGGACCTTTCCCTGATTCCTGTCCTGGGTTTGCTGTTGTGCAGTTATCTGATGACAGAGTTGGGAATCGTCAACTGGCTGCGGTTTCTGGGGTGGCTGGCGGTTGGTCTCGTCATTTACTTCGGCTATGGCTTCCGGCACAGCCGTCTTGAAATGGAAGCCAGGAAGCAGGTTTCCGGCTGAGAGACGGATGCGCTAGGGGGGAAGCCGGGCGTCCAGCGCGCGCAGCCGTTGCGCCAGGCGGAGCAGCTCTGCGTCGCCCATCGCTGCCCGGCCCTCGATGACGGCCTGGCACCGCTCGGTGACGGCTTGCCACTCACTCATCGGATGCCCGGAACGTTCACTCGCCGCCAGGCACAGCTCTTTGAGCGGCGCTGTCGTGGGGAGTCCCGTGTAGTGACACAGCCGCCGGTGAAAGCGCCGGTACAGGTTTTCAAGCGCCAGATCGCGCGCCGCTGCCGCTTTCTGAATCTGCGCCATGGCTGTGACGAACTCCAGGGCATTCGTGCGGGGTTTGACCGGCAGCCGCACCGGTCGTCCGAAGCGGCGTCCCAGGGTGTAGGCCGCCAGGAGTCCCAGGGCGACGATGTGCCACACCATCCAGGGAATGGGTGTTCCCCGGAAATAGCCCAGCAGACCAAGCAGCCCGCCGTTGGTGGTGCGGTAGCCGTGATGGTAGTCGTCAAAAACCACCTGTCCGGCGTTGTCGCGTGTCGCCAGCCGCACGAGATTGAGCAGAAAGCGTGCATTGTCGCCTTCGGCCAGTCCCTGGTTGGCAATGACGAAAGGATCGCCGACGTGGATGATACGTCCCTCCCCGTAACGGACTTCAGCAACGGCCGGGGTGTCCTGAACGCCGGCCAGCGGCACGCAGGCCGCCATCTGGAACGGAAAGGGGAAATCATCCCCTGTGTCGGAGATCGGCGCTGGCTGCATTATCACGGTTGTGGCTTTGGGAGAGACGCCCAACCAGCTCACGCCCTGAAAGGCACCGCCCGGTTGCCATGGCACTGCGCGTTGCACCGGAACCTGACCGAAAGCCGAACCGGAACCTTCCGGCAGCAGGTGCGAACCCGGAAGAAGCTGCTGGCGGCCGAGCCGGAGCGGCCACCAGCGCTCGAACATGACGAACGTTCCGCCCCGCCCAATCCATTCCGCCAGCGCCCGGAGTTGCCTGGCTCCGGGCTTGGTACGAGGCTCGACAAAGATGACGACCCGCACATCCTGTCGGTCGGCCAGGGCACGGTAGTCCTGTTCCCAGCGGCTGACCCGCACACCCGATTCCTGCAGGAGCAGGTAAGCGCCCAGTGTGCCGTAGGGCCGGCCGGAATGGGTCGAGCGGTCGGCGGCATAGTCATCCATTTCCGCATCCGGTTCCGGTTTGACGTAAAACAGCAGATTGATGCCCAGCAGCAGGGCCACCACCAGGGCAACGAGCAGGCTGTTGGTCAGAGTTTGGCGGTTCATGCGGCAGGGGTTTCAGGTCGGGCCGGAATGAGGGGGGGGCATCCCACCGGCAATGGCCGGGCAAAACAGGTCAGGCAAAACTAGGCGGTGGTCGGCAGGGCGGCGCGCACTTCCTGGTAACGTGACAGGCAGCGTTCGTAATCTTCCCGGCTGCCCTGGCGTTGTCCATACCAGAGTCGGTCGAAGCGGTCGGTCAGCTCGTGCATTGCCGGGTAGAGACGCGCCTGGGCGCGGACGGCGGAGAGATACTCGCGGTTGGTCCAGGCCGGGTTCAACAAGATCACTTCCCGCCGGTCGAGTTCGTGGAGCAGGGCAATATAGACCTTGCGCACCGCCTGTCTCCAGTCGCCGGCTTCAGCCGCAGCCTGCGCCTGTGCCAGCAGATCGTCGGCATCCAGATCAAGCGCGACGGGTTCGCCCAGAATGATCCGTGTCCCGTCTTCCGCATCGGTTGGCGGTCGGCGCAGGCGACGTGCGAGCCAGACGGCCCCACCGGCAAGCAGGAGCGTCAGGCTGACCCACAGGCCCATTTGCACCCACTGGTTTGACCAGAGCCCACCACTTTCGGCGTCAGATGGTTGGCCCCGGGGCATTCTGCCAAAAATCCTTTCCAGCCACGCCACCAGCCACTCCTGCAGGTGCTCAAGCGGGGTCTTGGTCTTTCTGATGGGTTGAAAGTCCTTGCGGGCAAGAATTTCCTGGACGTTGGCTGTGGGCCCATCCGGTACATCGTTGGCGTGGTGCTCCAGAATGGCGATATGGGCTTTCAGGGACTGTAGCCGTTCGTGGATGTCCATCGCATCCATAGCCTGACAGAGTTCGTCAAGGGCCGCGCGAAGGCTTCGGTTGTCCACGGTCAGCCGGCCGGTCGGGGTCGTAATGCCTGGGTGCTCCGGCAAAAGCCGATACAGTGCTTCCCGGTCACGGGGGGGAAGGCAGCGGTCCAAGGGCGCCACAGCGCCTTCGGATTCGTTGTCGTCCAACGCGGGTGTCCGGGTGGGGGAAGCCTGGTAGGGGTTTTCGAGGATGTCCCGGGCTTTTTCGATGATTTCCCGTGCTTGCGCCAGGCGCGTGCGATACTCATCCAGCGACATTTCCTCCGGCACGGCGGACTGAACAGGGAGTGTGCCGAGCAGCAGGCACAGCCACCACCCTATCCGGCAGAACCGAAGCCGTCCGGTATCGCCTCTGGTACCATTCATGGTCAGTATTCGTAGAAACCGCGTCCCGTTTTCCGCCCAAGCCAGCCGGCGGCGACATACTGCCGCAGCAGCGGGCACGCCCGGTACTTCGGATCGCCAAAACCTTCGTAGAGCACGTCCAGAATGGCCAGGCACACGTCGAGTCCGATGAAATCGGCCAGCGTCAACGGTCCCATCGGATGGTTCATGCCGAGTTTCATGATGCCATCAATGGCCTCGCGGGTGGCGACGCCTTCGTAGAGGGCAAACATGGCTTCGTTGAGCATGGGCATGAGAATCCGGTTGGAGACAAAGCCGGGGAAATCGTTGGCCATCAGGCAGGTTTTGCCCAGTCTGGCGCCCAGTTCGAGGACGTAGCTGGCGGTGGCCTCGCTGGTGGCGCAGCCACGGATGACCTCGACGAGCGGCATGACCGGCACGGGATTCATGAAGTGCATGCCGATGACCTGTGCCGGGCGTTTGGTCGTCGCGGCGATCTTTGTAATCGAAATCGAGGAAGTGTTGGTGGCCAGAACCGTTTCCGGGGGCGTCAGGGCGTCGAGTTCACGGAACAGGGAGGCCTTGGCATCGAAGTTCTCGATGATGGCCTCGACAACGATTTCTGCGCCGGCCACCTCCGCCAGTTCCGTTGTCGGGCGGATACGGGCCAGAATTTCCTCCTGCCGGGCAACGGTCAGGCGTTCCTTTTTGACATCGCGTTCAAGGCTGGAACGGATGGCTGCCAGTCCACGGTCAAGGTACTCCGGGGCAATATCCCGGAGCACGACCTGGAATCCGGCGCGCGCGGCCACCTGGGCA
This window of the Chloracidobacterium sp. N genome carries:
- a CDS encoding DJ-1/PfpI family protein, translated to MESTRTIVVYLYPGMTALDAIGPYEILRGLPGAVVQFVARQRGPVTVDSTFLRLQADLSCDEVTRADILVVPGGNAPAQMRNPDTLAWLRCLYPTTRWTLSVCTGSLILAAAGILTGGEAATHWSARGMLRQFGITPSQARVVRRGNILTAAGVSAGIDAALTLAALDCGQETAELMQLFIEYAPQPPFTAGTPETAGPGIVARAEAFLRRDAAP
- a CDS encoding amino acid permease; protein product: MSLFVRLFRTKSVARIQADAASGLSDHETGSTLAKELTTFDLTALGIAAVIGAGIFSTVGNAAYSGGPAVSLLFIFTAVACGFAALCYAEFASMIPVAGSAYTYAYASFGELVAWIIGWDLILEYAIGNIAVAISWSEYFSNLLSGWGYPIPPYFRMDFLTARRGFAAVNELLGQGQNLEAIRALEGMASQVTAYEAWLNAPRLGGLPLVCNLPALAIVTLITALVYVGIRESKRVSNAMVVFKVAVVVFVIVVGAFYIQPENWKPFAPNGVAGVLKGVAAVFFAYIGFDAISTTAEECRNAQRDLPRGIIYSLLICTLLYVLVSLVLTGMVPYTKLQVADPMAFVFGREGANLLIVERIVAVSAVVATTTVLLVFQIGQPRIWMAMARDGLLPKVFARVHPRFKTPGFATIVTGFLVAIPSLFMNLTEVTDLTSIGTLFAFVLVCGGVLILEQTAPSAERKFRVPYINAKYIVPAGVVIAGLVFAMYPPARAVARDFLTVTPAAGESWLGAVSHKLPFLVFAVGTVALAGLCFLKDLSLIPVLGLLLCSYLMTELGIVNWLRFLGWLAVGLVIYFGYGFRHSRLEMEARKQVSG
- a CDS encoding DUF4350 domain-containing protein, which translates into the protein MNRQTLTNSLLVALVVALLLGINLLFYVKPEPDAEMDDYAADRSTHSGRPYGTLGAYLLLQESGVRVSRWEQDYRALADRQDVRVVIFVEPRTKPGARQLRALAEWIGRGGTFVMFERWWPLRLGRQQLLPGSHLLPEGSGSAFGQVPVQRAVPWQPGGAFQGVSWLGVSPKATTVIMQPAPISDTGDDFPFPFQMAACVPLAGVQDTPAVAEVRYGEGRIIHVGDPFVIANQGLAEGDNARFLLNLVRLATRDNAGQVVFDDYHHGYRTTNGGLLGLLGYFRGTPIPWMVWHIVALGLLAAYTLGRRFGRPVRLPVKPRTNALEFVTAMAQIQKAAAARDLALENLYRRFHRRLCHYTGLPTTAPLKELCLAASERSGHPMSEWQAVTERCQAVIEGRAAMGDAELLRLAQRLRALDARLPP
- a CDS encoding DUF4129 domain-containing protein; the protein is MNGTRGDTGRLRFCRIGWWLCLLLGTLPVQSAVPEEMSLDEYRTRLAQAREIIEKARDILENPYQASPTRTPALDDNESEGAVAPLDRCLPPRDREALYRLLPEHPGITTPTGRLTVDNRSLRAALDELCQAMDAMDIHERLQSLKAHIAILEHHANDVPDGPTANVQEILARKDFQPIRKTKTPLEHLQEWLVAWLERIFGRMPRGQPSDAESGGLWSNQWVQMGLWVSLTLLLAGGAVWLARRLRRPPTDAEDGTRIILGEPVALDLDADDLLAQAQAAAEAGDWRQAVRKVYIALLHELDRREVILLNPAWTNREYLSAVRAQARLYPAMHELTDRFDRLWYGQRQGSREDYERCLSRYQEVRAALPTTA
- a CDS encoding 3-hydroxybutyryl-CoA dehydrogenase; translated protein: MGTFAVIGAGTMGSGIAQVAARAGFQVVLRDIAPEYLDRGLAAIRSSLERDVKKERLTVARQEEILARIRPTTELAEVAGAEIVVEAIIENFDAKASLFRELDALTPPETVLATNTSSISITKIAATTKRPAQVIGMHFMNPVPVMPLVEVIRGCATSEATASYVLELGARLGKTCLMANDFPGFVSNRILMPMLNEAMFALYEGVATREAIDGIMKLGMNHPMGPLTLADFIGLDVCLAILDVLYEGFGDPKYRACPLLRQYVAAGWLGRKTGRGFYEY